One stretch of Pradoshia sp. D12 DNA includes these proteins:
- the htpG gene encoding molecular chaperone HtpG: MEKQQFKAESKRLLEMMINSIYSQREVFLRELISNASDAIDKLYYKALTDESLTFNKESYYIKVSADKENRTLSILDTGIGMTKEELENNLGTIARSGSLAFKSENESKDGHDIIGQFGVGFYAAFMVADKVTVISKALDSDTAYKWESEGTEGYTIVPCEKETIGTEIILTIKENSEEEDFDQYLDEYKLKSIIKKYSDFIRYPIKMDTVEKHLIEGSEDEYENIIEEQTINSMVPIWKKNKSELTDEDYESFYHEKHYGFDKPLKHLHINVDGTIRYNAILYIPENIPFDYYSKEFEKGLELYSNGVLIMEKCADLLPDHFSFVKGMVDSEDLSLNISREMLQHDRQLKLIAKNISKKIKSELQSLLKNNREKYDSFYKSFGRQIKFGVYSDFGANKEALQDLLMFYSSKEKKLVTLDEYVSRMPEDQKYIYYATGDSYERIEKLPQTELVLDEGYEILYFTEDIDEFAVKMIMNYKEKEFKSVSSGDLGIDRNSSDKQTDEQEEENTEIFNYMKELLTNKVKDVRASKRLKTHPVCLSADGEITIEMEKILNAMPDNQNVKADKVLEINTNHEVFQSLKAAYEQDKSKLDLYTELLYNQALLIEGLPINDPVEFTNNICKVMV; encoded by the coding sequence ATGGAAAAACAGCAATTTAAAGCAGAATCCAAACGATTATTGGAAATGATGATTAACTCAATTTATTCTCAGCGCGAGGTGTTTTTGCGTGAACTTATTTCAAATGCCAGTGATGCGATTGATAAACTTTACTACAAGGCATTAACAGATGAGTCCTTAACATTTAATAAAGAAAGTTATTACATAAAAGTAAGTGCAGACAAAGAAAATAGAACCTTATCCATCTTGGATACTGGTATTGGGATGACCAAAGAAGAACTTGAAAATAACCTTGGTACGATAGCTAGAAGTGGATCTTTAGCTTTTAAAAGTGAAAATGAATCAAAAGATGGCCATGATATTATCGGACAATTCGGCGTTGGTTTTTATGCAGCGTTTATGGTAGCTGATAAAGTGACAGTAATCAGTAAAGCGCTTGATTCTGATACCGCGTATAAATGGGAATCAGAAGGTACGGAAGGATATACGATTGTTCCATGCGAAAAGGAAACAATCGGTACTGAAATCATTCTTACGATTAAAGAAAATTCAGAGGAAGAAGATTTCGATCAATATTTAGATGAATATAAATTAAAATCCATTATCAAGAAATATTCCGATTTCATTCGCTATCCAATCAAAATGGATACCGTAGAGAAGCACCTAATTGAGGGCAGCGAAGATGAATATGAAAATATTATTGAGGAACAAACCATCAATAGTATGGTTCCGATTTGGAAAAAGAATAAAAGTGAATTAACGGATGAAGATTATGAAAGCTTCTATCATGAAAAGCATTACGGCTTTGATAAGCCGCTTAAACACTTGCATATCAATGTAGACGGAACAATCCGTTATAATGCAATTCTTTACATCCCTGAGAATATTCCTTTCGATTATTACTCCAAGGAGTTTGAAAAAGGGCTGGAGCTGTATTCAAACGGTGTTCTGATCATGGAGAAATGTGCTGATTTACTTCCTGACCATTTCAGCTTTGTGAAAGGGATGGTCGATTCAGAGGATCTATCACTGAATATTTCAAGGGAAATGCTGCAGCATGACCGACAATTAAAGCTTATTGCAAAAAATATTTCGAAAAAAATTAAGAGTGAGCTTCAATCATTATTAAAAAATAACCGTGAGAAATACGATTCATTCTACAAATCCTTCGGCCGTCAAATTAAATTTGGCGTGTATAGTGATTTTGGAGCAAATAAAGAAGCTTTACAGGATCTGCTAATGTTCTACTCTTCCAAAGAGAAGAAATTGGTGACTCTTGATGAGTATGTGTCGAGAATGCCAGAGGATCAAAAATACATTTATTATGCAACCGGTGATTCCTATGAAAGAATAGAAAAGCTTCCTCAAACAGAGCTTGTTCTAGATGAAGGGTATGAAATCCTGTACTTCACTGAAGATATTGATGAGTTCGCCGTTAAAATGATCATGAACTATAAAGAGAAAGAATTTAAATCTGTCTCCAGCGGAGATCTTGGTATTGATCGCAATTCTTCAGACAAGCAAACAGATGAACAAGAAGAAGAAAATACTGAGATATTCAATTATATGAAGGAATTACTTACAAACAAAGTGAAGGATGTCCGGGCTTCCAAACGTTTAAAAACACACCCTGTTTGTTTATCCGCTGATGGAGAAATCACGATTGAAATGGAAAAAATCTTGAATGCTATGCCTGATAATCAAAATGTGAAGGCAGATAAAGTATTGGAAATCAACACAAATCATGAAGTCTTCCAATCTTTAAAAGCAGCTTATGAACAGGATAAATCCAAGCTGGATTTATATACTGAGCTATTGTATAACCAGGCCTTATTAATAGAAGGACTGCCAATCAATGACCCAGTTGAGTTTACAAATAATATTTGTAAAGTAATGGTTTAA
- a CDS encoding spore coat protein, giving the protein MQEKEMINDYLSGLNSSLTGYASIIAQTENQELRQKVQDMRNQDEQRQYQVYLLAKQRGYYKPAQPATEDEIMTVKNELSQG; this is encoded by the coding sequence ATGCAGGAAAAAGAAATGATTAATGATTATTTATCAGGATTAAACAGTAGTCTTACAGGTTATGCGTCTATTATTGCACAGACAGAAAATCAGGAATTAAGACAAAAGGTTCAAGATATGAGAAATCAAGATGAACAAAGACAATATCAAGTCTATTTACTGGCTAAGCAAAGAGGCTATTATAAACCAGCACAGCCTGCAACCGAAGATGAAATCATGACCGTCAAGAATGAATTATCGCAGGGATAA
- a CDS encoding prolyl-tRNA synthetase associated domain-containing protein, with protein MEQYQIVYNTLTKMNIPFEVVEHPPAWTTAEADKYIDGKEGLRTKTLFLTNKKKNAFYLVIMDGAKRLDMDHLATILNEKRISFGSSERLMEKMGLSPGFVSIFGLLNNDEHDIKVYLDKEMLSERLITFHPNDNTKTLFMSTEDMYKFITTIGYEYTIVEL; from the coding sequence ATGGAACAATATCAAATTGTATATAATACCTTAACTAAAATGAATATTCCATTTGAAGTAGTTGAACACCCTCCTGCTTGGACAACAGCTGAAGCAGACAAATATATTGATGGGAAAGAAGGGTTGCGCACTAAAACGCTCTTTCTTACCAACAAAAAAAAGAATGCGTTTTATTTAGTTATAATGGATGGAGCAAAGCGTCTTGATATGGATCATCTTGCTACTATTCTCAATGAAAAACGGATAAGCTTTGGTTCTTCCGAACGGTTAATGGAAAAAATGGGGTTATCTCCTGGTTTTGTTTCTATTTTTGGATTGCTAAACAATGATGAACACGACATAAAAGTCTATTTAGATAAAGAGATGCTCTCAGAAAGATTAATAACGTTCCACCCTAATGACAACACTAAAACTCTATTTATGTCTACAGAAGATATGTATAAATTTATAACTACAATCGGGTATGAGTACACGATAGTTGAACTTTAA
- a CDS encoding DUF6376 family protein, with product MKKLLSMLILPMTIFLTSCSTIEEVSNSLNYVTEATDYIDEVNQFANELPTVAEAAINDLNSKIQLEELLTEMQNELEEFNILEAPAMLEDIHNQVVEHNMELASGIELYLENIEAGTLSSELLSEIGLLEEIAVYNDLLSQIKKLSE from the coding sequence ATGAAAAAATTATTATCAATGCTTATTTTACCAATGACTATTTTTCTGACGAGTTGTTCGACAATAGAGGAAGTGTCAAATTCTTTAAATTATGTTACGGAGGCTACGGATTACATCGATGAAGTAAATCAATTTGCAAATGAATTACCAACTGTAGCAGAAGCAGCAATAAACGATTTAAATTCAAAAATTCAATTAGAAGAGTTATTAACAGAAATGCAAAATGAATTAGAAGAATTCAATATACTTGAAGCACCGGCTATGTTAGAGGATATCCATAATCAAGTGGTAGAGCATAATATGGAACTAGCAAGTGGTATTGAGTTGTATTTAGAAAATATAGAGGCAGGCACATTAAGTTCAGAATTACTTTCGGAAATTGGTTTATTGGAGGAAATCGCTGTTTATAATGATCTGTTAAGCCAAATTAAGAAATTAAGCGAATAA
- a CDS encoding sulfurtransferase — translation MQTIPIIVSTEWLSSRLDDPKLRLIDVTTLMKPLENGSITLSSGKESYEHEHIPGAVYADLINELSDSASDLPFTVPDRDYFIEKVSELGIGDQDTYTVIYDRGAVVGAPFFAPYWASRLRWQLKYEGLDNIAILDGGLPKWIEEGRPVTTDQTSYPKASFTSYRRDHLLVTMDEVLKSIDDDSVILINSLSPEDFRGETNSYLRKGHIPGSANVFFGCHTDSTTKNVLSDEELKDNFADIGVFDSNKKVITYCGGGIAATWNALILEKLGVQNVAVYDGSMNEWASKPDLPLVTGSKMID, via the coding sequence ATGCAAACAATTCCTATTATTGTTTCTACAGAATGGTTATCAAGCCGACTTGATGACCCTAAATTAAGATTAATAGACGTAACTACTCTTATGAAACCCTTAGAAAATGGCAGTATCACACTCTCATCAGGTAAGGAATCATATGAACATGAACATATACCTGGGGCGGTGTATGCAGATTTAATAAATGAACTATCTGATTCCGCTTCTGATTTACCATTCACTGTTCCTGATAGAGATTATTTCATAGAAAAGGTTTCAGAATTAGGAATCGGCGATCAGGATACTTACACTGTAATCTATGACCGAGGAGCGGTTGTTGGGGCTCCATTTTTTGCTCCATATTGGGCATCTCGTTTAAGATGGCAGCTTAAATATGAGGGCTTAGACAATATTGCTATTTTGGATGGAGGTTTGCCAAAATGGATTGAAGAAGGTCGTCCTGTTACTACTGATCAGACATCCTATCCAAAAGCTTCGTTTACAAGCTATAGAAGAGATCATTTATTAGTTACAATGGATGAGGTTTTAAAATCTATAGATGATGATTCGGTTATTCTAATCAACAGTCTCTCTCCAGAGGATTTTCGCGGTGAAACTAACAGTTATCTAAGAAAAGGCCATATACCCGGCAGCGCCAATGTATTCTTCGGATGCCATACTGATTCAACAACAAAAAATGTTCTTTCTGATGAAGAATTGAAGGATAACTTTGCGGATATCGGTGTATTTGATTCCAATAAAAAAGTAATCACCTATTGCGGTGGCGGAATCGCTGCTACCTGGAATGCTTTAATACTAGAAAAATTAGGTGTGCAAAATGTCGCGGTGTATGATGGCTCCATGAATGAATGGGCCTCCAAGCCTGACCTACCATTAGTCACTGGAAGTAAAATGATAGATTAA